The following are from one region of the Marispirochaeta aestuarii genome:
- the mfd gene encoding transcription-repair coupling factor has protein sequence MVTLFLESTLEKLKSSRPYAEFMRHSGREEYPIRTYGPRGSFLAVVLAALMRQKKRAILCVVPSEKEAENLLRDCISFGVPAVHFPWWQSAPYSEQPTHSNVAARRISILKNLLTGEKGVICVSLRGYIGFLPPRKLLEENLIPLKKGESFDPQKIEQTLEHWGYLRVPRVSSPGEFALRGEVLDVGIPGGDGEALRVVFEFDEIEEIRTFDALTQSSYGSLEEYSLFPATEFLWEEDAMDRVEEFMRSRRYPGKGDEEFLEHLRVSRSCAFDEIFFPLGFEKPATLADYMPADGLSLFISDKRLENAAEGVNKEFDELYRRTVREKKLSFPPPDRILASYPDLVEGCRRKIMFQSLKDQEADLTVPEIVCQDPRSFFGNIQYLKEELEQYAKSGYQVYICAETETQSERISQLLKDYEVHLFSAHLSQGFVLPEAKIILIQENEIFGRRKRVPSSVKKARSRAIDTFVELSPGDFVVHVNYGIGRFKGIERIRAAGTERDYIQLEYAGDETVFIPIEQVNLVQRYIGQEGRPPALDSLGGKSWEKRKNRVRQSVEDLADMLIDLYAKRQNAQGFSYGEDTDWQVEFEAAFPYEETTDQLSCIADVKEDMESTRPMDRLICGDVGYGKTEVAMRAAFKAVMAGKQVAILAPTTILTEQHYESFCERFDKYPVTIRMISRFVHGKEQKQTLKQLSEGEVDILIGTHRILQKDVVFKNLGLIIVDEEQRFGVKDKERLKQLKHTVDALALSATPIPRTLHMSLLKIRDMSLLTTPPHNRQSVDTYIREFDEEMVAAAIRRELERGGQVFYLHNRVETLRETRMFLERLVPEALVETAHGQMSSAELEEVMHRFIHGAFQVLVATTIIENGIDISNVNTIIIDRADVYGISQLYQLRGRVGRSERKAYAYLLYPADKALSEIAMKRLQILSDYSDLGAGFKIAMKDMEVRGAGNLLGRQQSGEIASVGFDMYLRLLDEAVAERSEKGEETREEIFLELDYSGYIPDSYISEPVEKMEVYKKIAAIDSDEELEKVHAELHDRFGPLPEAAASLLSLAEVRIVCRKLRVRSLRERGGKVRVEFGKVSLISVDKVLSLMQTSGGKIKPDPKNPNVLLLETGSIGLKEKSEFIRERLSALL, from the coding sequence ATGGTAACATTATTCTTAGAAAGTACCCTGGAGAAATTAAAATCTTCCCGCCCTTACGCGGAGTTCATGCGACACAGCGGACGGGAAGAGTATCCCATCAGGACCTACGGACCCAGGGGTTCCTTTCTCGCCGTGGTTCTTGCTGCTCTGATGCGCCAGAAAAAGAGGGCAATTCTGTGCGTTGTGCCCTCGGAAAAGGAGGCGGAAAACCTTCTGAGGGACTGCATCTCCTTTGGTGTCCCGGCAGTCCATTTTCCCTGGTGGCAGTCAGCGCCATACAGCGAACAGCCCACCCATTCAAATGTCGCCGCCCGGCGTATTTCGATACTGAAAAACCTTCTGACGGGAGAAAAAGGGGTTATCTGTGTCTCCCTTCGGGGATACATAGGCTTTCTTCCTCCCAGGAAACTCCTGGAAGAGAACCTGATTCCCCTGAAAAAAGGTGAGAGTTTCGATCCCCAGAAAATCGAGCAGACCCTGGAGCACTGGGGGTATCTGCGGGTGCCCAGGGTTTCGTCTCCCGGCGAGTTCGCTCTGAGGGGGGAGGTTCTTGATGTCGGGATACCCGGAGGAGACGGTGAAGCCCTGAGGGTCGTATTCGAATTCGACGAAATCGAGGAGATACGGACCTTCGATGCCCTTACCCAGAGTTCTTATGGCAGCCTCGAGGAGTATTCCCTCTTTCCCGCCACCGAATTCCTGTGGGAAGAGGATGCCATGGATCGTGTTGAAGAATTCATGCGTTCCAGGCGATACCCGGGAAAGGGCGATGAGGAGTTTCTCGAGCACCTGCGGGTAAGCCGCAGCTGCGCCTTTGATGAGATATTTTTTCCCCTGGGATTTGAAAAACCCGCGACCCTTGCGGACTACATGCCGGCGGACGGGCTCTCCCTGTTCATCTCAGACAAGCGACTGGAGAACGCGGCGGAAGGGGTAAACAAGGAGTTTGACGAGCTGTATCGAAGGACCGTGCGGGAAAAGAAACTCTCCTTCCCTCCGCCGGATAGAATTCTGGCTTCCTATCCGGATCTGGTGGAAGGCTGCCGCAGGAAAATCATGTTCCAGTCCCTCAAGGATCAGGAAGCGGATTTAACGGTGCCCGAGATTGTCTGTCAGGATCCCAGGTCCTTCTTCGGAAATATCCAGTATCTTAAGGAGGAACTCGAACAGTACGCAAAATCCGGATACCAGGTCTACATCTGTGCCGAGACAGAGACCCAGTCGGAGAGGATCTCGCAGCTGTTAAAGGACTACGAAGTTCATCTTTTTTCCGCCCACCTGAGCCAGGGCTTCGTGCTTCCCGAGGCAAAAATAATCCTGATCCAGGAAAACGAAATCTTCGGCCGCCGCAAAAGAGTCCCGTCTTCGGTCAAGAAAGCCCGCAGCAGGGCTATCGATACCTTTGTCGAGTTGTCCCCGGGGGACTTTGTTGTTCATGTAAACTACGGAATAGGACGTTTTAAAGGTATTGAGCGAATCCGGGCTGCCGGAACTGAACGGGACTACATTCAGCTTGAGTATGCCGGAGACGAGACGGTCTTTATTCCCATTGAACAGGTCAACCTCGTTCAGCGCTATATCGGACAGGAGGGACGTCCTCCGGCCCTTGATTCCCTGGGAGGAAAATCCTGGGAGAAGCGAAAGAACCGGGTCAGGCAGTCCGTCGAAGATTTGGCGGACATGCTCATCGATCTGTATGCCAAACGCCAGAACGCCCAGGGCTTCTCCTACGGAGAGGATACGGACTGGCAGGTGGAATTCGAGGCCGCCTTTCCCTACGAAGAGACCACGGACCAGCTGAGCTGTATTGCCGACGTCAAGGAGGACATGGAGAGCACCCGTCCCATGGACCGGCTGATCTGCGGTGATGTGGGCTATGGTAAGACCGAGGTAGCCATGCGGGCCGCCTTCAAGGCCGTTATGGCGGGAAAACAGGTGGCGATTCTGGCCCCCACCACGATTCTGACGGAACAGCACTACGAATCCTTCTGTGAACGCTTTGATAAATACCCGGTTACGATTCGCATGATTTCCCGTTTTGTCCACGGAAAGGAGCAGAAGCAGACCCTCAAACAGCTGTCCGAAGGGGAGGTGGATATCCTGATCGGTACTCACCGGATTCTGCAGAAGGATGTGGTATTCAAGAATCTGGGACTCATAATCGTAGACGAGGAGCAGCGTTTCGGAGTCAAGGATAAGGAGCGTCTCAAACAGCTGAAGCACACAGTGGACGCTCTGGCTCTCTCTGCGACCCCGATCCCCCGCACCCTGCACATGAGTCTCCTGAAGATACGGGACATGTCTCTGCTGACCACGCCCCCCCATAACAGACAGTCCGTGGATACCTATATCCGTGAGTTCGACGAGGAGATGGTCGCCGCCGCCATCCGCAGAGAACTTGAACGGGGCGGACAGGTCTTCTACCTGCATAACCGGGTGGAAACCCTTCGGGAGACCCGCATGTTCCTGGAACGCCTGGTGCCGGAGGCCCTGGTGGAGACGGCCCACGGGCAGATGAGTTCCGCAGAACTGGAAGAGGTAATGCATCGATTTATTCACGGCGCTTTTCAGGTTCTGGTTGCCACCACCATAATTGAAAACGGCATCGACATCTCGAATGTCAATACAATCATAATCGACCGGGCGGATGTATACGGCATATCACAGCTGTATCAGCTTCGGGGGCGTGTCGGCCGTTCGGAACGCAAAGCCTATGCATATCTGCTCTATCCCGCCGACAAGGCCTTGAGCGAAATCGCCATGAAGCGCCTTCAGATCCTTTCGGACTACTCCGATCTCGGGGCGGGCTTCAAGATAGCCATGAAGGACATGGAGGTCAGGGGAGCGGGTAACCTGCTGGGACGGCAGCAGAGCGGCGAGATTGCCTCGGTGGGTTTCGATATGTATCTGCGGCTTCTTGACGAGGCTGTGGCCGAACGAAGCGAAAAAGGTGAAGAGACCAGGGAAGAAATCTTCCTCGAACTAGACTATTCCGGCTACATCCCGGACAGCTATATTTCGGAACCTGTGGAAAAGATGGAGGTTTACAAAAAGATTGCTGCCATCGACTCGGATGAGGAACTGGAGAAGGTCCACGCTGAGCTTCACGACCGCTTTGGCCCTCTGCCCGAGGCTGCGGCCAGCCTGCTCTCCCTGGCGGAAGTCCGGATCGTCTGCCGGAAACTCAGGGTCCGTTCCTTACGGGAACGGGGAGGAAAGGTAAGGGTCGAGTTTGGGAAGGTATCCCTGATTTCCGTGGATAAGGTCCTGAGCCTGATGCAGACCTCCGGGGGCAAGATTAAGCCGGACCCGAAGAATCCGAACGTTCTTCTGCTGGAGACCGGATCAATAGGTCTCAAGGAAAAATCGGAATTTATTCGGGAACGGCTCTCGGCTCTTTTATAA
- the amrS gene encoding AmmeMemoRadiSam system radical SAM enzyme: MAYTVSQNTILECTLCPHSCKIAPGKRGLCAVRENRGGELYLPFYGAISSGGIDPIEKKPIFHFLPGTRSFSIGFWGCNMRCPFCQNYEISQRVRENSVHMSPSQVVKKAREAGCPSISYTYSEPLVHIEFCLDCADLARKAGIANVIVTNGMVNTGAAEELFSAMDAANIDLKSFNHDYYKNELGGNLDAVKSSIATASERCHVELTTLIVPGKNDAPEEIENLLGFIAGIDRNIPLHISRYYPNYKSQIPETAMKSMDSITKRAGEILTYVYQGNTGAAADTLCPHCGRTLIQRNGYRVRILNDDEYCCDTCGYELHYRVNFFHR; this comes from the coding sequence GTGGCCTACACGGTATCGCAAAATACCATACTGGAATGCACTCTCTGCCCTCACAGCTGTAAAATTGCTCCAGGGAAAAGAGGCTTGTGTGCAGTACGGGAGAACCGTGGGGGAGAACTCTATCTGCCCTTCTACGGAGCAATATCCTCCGGCGGTATTGATCCGATAGAAAAAAAACCGATCTTTCATTTTCTGCCCGGGACAAGAAGCTTTTCCATCGGGTTCTGGGGCTGTAACATGCGCTGTCCCTTTTGCCAGAATTACGAGATTTCCCAGCGGGTACGGGAAAATTCCGTTCATATGAGCCCCAGTCAAGTCGTGAAAAAAGCCCGTGAAGCTGGCTGCCCCAGCATCAGCTATACCTATTCCGAGCCCCTCGTGCATATTGAATTCTGCCTGGACTGCGCAGACCTGGCCAGAAAAGCGGGAATTGCCAACGTTATTGTAACCAACGGCATGGTCAATACAGGGGCCGCTGAAGAGCTTTTTTCGGCGATGGACGCGGCGAATATCGACCTCAAGAGCTTTAATCACGATTACTATAAAAATGAACTCGGAGGGAACCTCGATGCCGTCAAATCATCCATTGCCACAGCCTCAGAACGCTGTCATGTGGAGCTTACGACTCTGATTGTCCCCGGGAAAAATGATGCTCCTGAAGAAATCGAAAACCTGCTTGGTTTCATAGCAGGAATAGACAGGAATATTCCCCTGCACATAAGCCGGTATTATCCGAACTACAAGTCACAAATTCCGGAAACTGCCATGAAATCCATGGACAGTATAACAAAACGGGCCGGAGAGATCCTGACCTACGTATACCAGGGAAATACTGGTGCTGCCGCCGATACCCTCTGCCCCCACTGCGGGAGGACCCTGATTCAGCGCAATGGCTACAGGGTCCGCATACTGAATGATGATGAATACTGCTGCGATACCTGCGGTTACGAACTTCACTACCGGGTCAATTTTTTTCACCGATAG
- a CDS encoding FHA domain-containing protein codes for MTRTIKKILYILLGFSAGCLVWVVTEPFMAVSGGTFYLRLILQGGLIGAVYGGVLGAGEGISVSLRSKALLGASLGFGIGLVAGVAAILVAQGMLLILTGSGSASIADITERYLPVARILGWTFMGALLGTVEGIRAKSLRRALFGVIGGTLGGLIGGLLFEGLNAVKVSASLLRLLGFCSLGLFIGGGFSLLESLGRFGVLKVMNGRYKGKEFILSKKSSNIGSENRCDISIPGDPDMQKFHARVFRKNREMHIERKTDASPLFVNDKSCEIQRLKYEDVLRVGHTVIRFLP; via the coding sequence ATGACCAGGACAATTAAGAAAATTCTCTATATCTTGCTGGGTTTTTCTGCAGGATGCCTTGTGTGGGTTGTAACAGAACCATTCATGGCCGTCAGCGGCGGAACCTTTTATCTGCGGCTCATTCTCCAGGGAGGATTGATTGGAGCCGTTTACGGCGGGGTTTTAGGAGCAGGAGAGGGTATTTCCGTTTCTCTTCGATCTAAGGCCCTCCTGGGCGCCTCTCTGGGCTTCGGAATAGGTCTTGTTGCCGGAGTTGCAGCCATTCTTGTCGCCCAGGGCATGCTGCTGATTCTTACAGGATCAGGAAGTGCTTCGATTGCCGATATTACGGAACGATACCTTCCCGTGGCGAGAATTCTGGGCTGGACTTTCATGGGCGCATTGCTCGGCACCGTGGAGGGGATACGGGCAAAATCCCTGCGACGGGCCCTTTTCGGGGTAATCGGAGGAACTCTGGGGGGGCTCATCGGCGGGCTTCTCTTCGAGGGCTTGAACGCTGTAAAGGTTTCAGCCTCACTGCTTCGCCTGCTGGGTTTCTGTTCCCTGGGTCTCTTTATCGGAGGGGGTTTCAGTCTTCTGGAATCCCTTGGACGCTTCGGAGTTCTGAAAGTCATGAATGGCCGCTACAAGGGAAAGGAGTTTATTCTTTCCAAAAAGAGCAGCAATATCGGTTCGGAAAACCGATGCGATATTTCCATCCCGGGAGACCCGGACATGCAGAAGTTCCATGCACGGGTATTCCGGAAAAACCGGGAAATGCATATCGAACGAAAAACCGACGCGTCTCCTCTTTTTGTCAATGATAAAAGCTGTGAGATTCAGCGTCTGAAATATGAAGATGTCCTTCGCGTCGGACACACGGTTATCCGGTTCTTACCGTGA
- the ptsP gene encoding phosphoenolpyruvate--protein phosphotransferase — translation MERKAIDLICSVAELTSLFERQKSIEEFLDHTVKLIAQHMGTDLCSIFIVDTQSGLLVLRASTGLNPEAIGSLTLEPGEGITGTALKELRPIIVPRAKESPHFKAVPDLHEEEYEAFLAVPIIRGLRRVGVIVCQQKKINYFSSWDVRALTAIAAQMAAMIENALLLMELHRGKERTDQEPKAQELPRYLNGLQTSPGIAIGRSFSLGRSGADSLHSPDPSEEYRGTLDDFRRAVEETKGQIKSLQKQLKEHFADVGSLIFHAHLLMLMDKTFTGEMEQRIQQGETPAAAVRDVVNNYIRIFSEAEAASVREKAQDLKDLGHRVLINLSRKNGKIEDYRDTIILTEELYPSELIKFAAQGAAGIILHKASITSHLKILALSVKIPIVSIEDKQLFNLNDGVPLVLDGFHGNVFVDPDPETRERFIRLAREHAEIDSSTKIDPLIPLSDGSSLSLLANIGLLGDLRVARGYGLRGIGLYRSEFPFLIRNDFPSEEEQYRIYRRIFEAFEGGPVYMRVLDMGGDKQLGFLAGDSEPNPFLGLRAIRFTLKNPEILSTQLRAMLRAGLEGDLNIIVPFISGIEEIRQMRSIMERASLELSEQGIEHNEKPKLGIMVELPSVGYLLEELSDEVDFMSIGTNDLVQYLLAVDRTNTNVSHYYQPLHPAVLRFIARVAEVCSSKKIPLSVCGDSAADRNMARFLMGLGIRIFSIAPGSVSGIHEWIKNNNNVEDHKEFSRNLLRLGSTREIREYIDSQNHEADR, via the coding sequence ATGGAACGAAAGGCCATCGATCTTATATGCAGCGTAGCCGAATTGACCTCCCTTTTCGAGCGGCAAAAGAGTATCGAAGAGTTTCTTGACCATACGGTAAAGCTGATTGCCCAGCACATGGGAACGGATCTCTGCTCCATCTTCATTGTGGACACACAGAGCGGACTTCTTGTTCTGCGGGCGAGTACAGGCCTGAACCCGGAGGCCATCGGAAGTCTGACCCTTGAACCGGGAGAGGGTATTACCGGAACTGCTCTTAAGGAGCTGAGACCTATTATTGTTCCCCGGGCCAAGGAGTCTCCCCATTTCAAGGCCGTCCCGGACCTGCATGAGGAAGAGTACGAGGCCTTTCTGGCGGTTCCCATAATTCGCGGTTTGCGGAGAGTCGGTGTTATTGTCTGTCAGCAGAAGAAAATCAACTATTTCTCCAGCTGGGATGTTCGTGCTTTGACAGCAATCGCAGCCCAGATGGCTGCCATGATAGAAAATGCCCTGCTCCTGATGGAACTGCATCGGGGAAAGGAACGGACTGATCAGGAGCCCAAAGCTCAGGAACTGCCGAGATACCTTAATGGCCTCCAGACGAGTCCGGGAATAGCCATCGGAAGAAGCTTTTCCCTGGGACGTTCAGGAGCGGATTCTCTCCACTCTCCCGATCCCTCCGAAGAGTATCGGGGAACCCTTGATGATTTCAGGCGGGCCGTGGAAGAGACAAAAGGACAGATAAAAAGCCTTCAGAAACAGCTCAAGGAACATTTCGCCGATGTGGGGTCCCTCATTTTTCATGCCCATCTTCTGATGTTGATGGACAAGACCTTTACCGGCGAAATGGAGCAGAGAATACAGCAGGGGGAAACACCTGCCGCTGCGGTAAGGGATGTGGTGAACAACTATATCCGTATCTTTTCTGAAGCCGAAGCCGCGTCTGTCCGGGAAAAGGCCCAGGATCTGAAGGATCTCGGGCACCGGGTTCTTATTAACCTTTCCAGAAAGAACGGAAAAATAGAGGATTACCGGGATACCATTATTCTTACCGAAGAGTTGTATCCCTCGGAGCTCATAAAGTTTGCTGCCCAGGGGGCTGCGGGTATTATTCTGCACAAGGCGAGCATCACCTCCCATCTGAAAATCCTGGCTCTCTCGGTAAAGATTCCCATTGTCAGCATCGAAGACAAACAGCTGTTCAACCTGAATGACGGCGTCCCCCTTGTGCTGGACGGTTTTCATGGAAATGTGTTTGTTGATCCCGATCCGGAAACCCGGGAACGCTTTATCCGGCTTGCCCGGGAACACGCGGAAATTGATTCCTCCACAAAGATCGATCCCCTGATTCCATTGAGCGACGGCAGTTCTCTTTCTCTTCTTGCCAATATCGGACTTCTCGGAGACCTTCGGGTCGCCAGGGGGTACGGACTGCGGGGTATCGGACTCTACCGCAGCGAATTTCCCTTCCTGATACGGAATGACTTTCCCTCGGAAGAGGAACAGTACCGTATATACCGACGTATTTTTGAGGCCTTCGAAGGCGGACCGGTATACATGCGTGTTCTCGACATGGGCGGCGACAAGCAGCTCGGTTTTTTAGCCGGCGATTCTGAGCCAAACCCCTTTCTGGGACTCAGGGCCATACGCTTTACCCTGAAGAACCCGGAAATCCTTTCAACTCAGCTGCGGGCGATGCTCCGGGCAGGGCTCGAGGGTGATCTGAATATCATAGTCCCCTTCATATCCGGAATCGAGGAGATCCGGCAAATGCGCAGCATAATGGAGCGAGCCTCTCTGGAGCTTAGTGAGCAGGGTATAGAGCATAACGAAAAACCGAAACTGGGTATAATGGTCGAGCTTCCTTCCGTCGGATACCTTCTTGAAGAGCTTTCCGACGAAGTCGATTTCATGAGCATCGGAACAAATGATCTTGTGCAGTATCTTCTGGCTGTGGATCGCACCAATACCAACGTTTCCCACTATTACCAACCACTTCATCCTGCGGTTCTTCGTTTTATCGCCCGGGTGGCGGAAGTCTGCAGTTCAAAAAAGATACCCCTTTCGGTTTGCGGGGATTCCGCCGCCGACAGGAATATGGCACGCTTCCTGATGGGACTCGGTATTCGCATCTTCAGCATCGCTCCGGGTTCTGTTTCCGGTATTCATGAATGGATAAAAAACAACAATAATGTTGAAGACCACAAGGAGTTCAGCCGCAACCTGCTCCGACTGGGAAGCACCAGGGAAATTCGGGAGTATATTGATTCGCAAAACCATGAAGCAGACAGATAA
- a CDS encoding citrate/2-methylcitrate synthase: MKQDWLEKFAGKAQANTKIPLDFYEKFNVKRGLRNADGTGVLVGLTEIGDVHGYIMDEGDKIPVEGRLRYRGIDVVDLVRGFQNEKRFGFEETAFLLIFGSLPNKSELESFGKLINESSFLPVNFTEDNILKAPSQDIMNKMARSVLVAYSYDAAAEDYSVANTLRQCITLIAQLPIFAAYGYQARRHNFYNESLYIHNPNPELSTAENMLQMIRPDQTYSQLEADLLDLSLVLHAEHGGGNNSAFTVHVVSSAETDTYSTMAAAIGSLKGAKHGGANIKVMGMMEDIKANVKDWSSETEVGNYLKKILNREAYDKSGLIYGIGHAVYTLSDPRAVLLRERAELLAREKNHEEEFNLYSMIEKLAPRVFQEVKNSDKVVSPNVDFFSGFVYSMLNIPFELYTPLFAISRIAGWSAHRMEELISGGRIIRPAYKSIVRPRNYIPLDAREND; this comes from the coding sequence ATGAAACAGGACTGGCTGGAAAAGTTTGCGGGCAAGGCACAGGCTAATACCAAGATACCCCTCGATTTTTATGAAAAGTTCAACGTAAAACGGGGACTTCGTAACGCTGACGGAACTGGTGTTCTGGTCGGCTTGACGGAGATAGGCGATGTTCATGGTTATATCATGGACGAAGGCGATAAAATCCCGGTGGAAGGACGTCTCAGATACCGCGGAATCGATGTTGTCGATCTTGTCCGGGGTTTCCAGAACGAAAAACGCTTTGGTTTTGAGGAAACGGCGTTTCTGCTGATTTTCGGTTCATTACCCAACAAAAGCGAACTCGAATCCTTCGGAAAGCTGATTAACGAATCGAGCTTCCTGCCGGTAAATTTTACCGAGGATAACATCCTTAAAGCACCGAGCCAGGACATAATGAACAAGATGGCCAGAAGTGTGCTTGTAGCCTACAGCTACGACGCAGCGGCAGAGGACTACTCTGTTGCCAATACCTTACGTCAGTGTATTACCCTTATCGCCCAGCTTCCGATTTTTGCTGCCTACGGCTACCAGGCCCGGCGGCACAATTTCTACAACGAGAGTCTGTATATCCATAATCCGAATCCGGAACTATCCACAGCGGAAAACATGCTCCAGATGATCCGGCCGGACCAGACTTACAGTCAACTGGAAGCTGACTTGCTTGACCTGAGTCTTGTTCTTCACGCCGAACACGGTGGAGGTAACAACTCAGCATTTACCGTACATGTGGTCTCCTCCGCCGAAACAGACACCTATTCCACCATGGCTGCAGCAATCGGTTCCCTGAAAGGTGCAAAGCACGGCGGCGCCAATATCAAGGTCATGGGAATGATGGAGGACATCAAGGCGAATGTAAAGGATTGGAGCAGTGAGACTGAAGTCGGCAATTATCTGAAAAAGATCCTCAACCGCGAGGCCTATGATAAATCCGGCCTGATTTACGGTATAGGCCATGCGGTCTACACCCTCTCGGATCCCAGGGCCGTGCTGCTTCGTGAGCGGGCTGAATTGCTTGCCCGGGAAAAAAACCACGAAGAGGAATTCAATCTGTACTCGATGATTGAAAAACTCGCGCCCAGGGTTTTTCAGGAGGTAAAAAACTCCGACAAGGTCGTTTCCCCCAACGTGGATTTTTTCTCAGGCTTTGTTTACAGCATGCTCAACATTCCCTTTGAGCTGTATACCCCTCTCTTTGCTATCTCCAGGATAGCCGGCTGGAGCGCTCACCGAATGGAGGAGCTGATCAGTGGCGGCAGAATAATTCGCCCCGCCTACAAGAGCATAGTGAGGCCAAGGAATTATATTCCCCTGGACGCGAGAGAGAACGACTGA
- a CDS encoding VWA domain-containing protein: MKRLTISICLLLFFSVLWGQSVEITQIENRSLLVDGTLDIYFLPRNEEGEPRVLPENTEPELFVVDGEKRIPQRILSLEQDAPRRQGISFLLLIDNSGSMHDEYLGNMLRFETARFAVDQFLQDIDNPLDRIGLSAFNTFYTPLIPVSQVSAQFEAALNSIQRPSRENSYTELYRSIQQAALDLADSRGRRAIIVLSDGENFPYTLSGNPHPLYGEKEFDHQDALKTLVDEGISLYAVHIGETKDKPLDDIARESGGRSFTADDRGNLMNVYLTIRDEIQQEYRLRFRPPYRGSDVHTVELEIEDQTSVADYYVPHFLGKYASPLGWLVLIPLLIAAGLIVLAFLYVWEKPATEAEINLLAAGKNFSPRTRVNLTKEVTVIGAGRNADMTIAGNPAMRESHATIVFDRNSGNYTVSADAEFRVNNRLKKSHTLKSGDVLDFDGTTVVFDRPPKHKKT; encoded by the coding sequence ATGAAACGACTGACAATTAGTATCTGTTTGTTGCTGTTTTTTTCGGTGCTGTGGGGTCAGTCCGTCGAGATTACCCAGATAGAAAACCGAAGCCTCCTTGTCGACGGTACCCTTGATATCTATTTTCTGCCAAGAAATGAAGAGGGTGAACCCCGGGTTCTTCCGGAGAATACGGAACCGGAACTCTTTGTGGTGGATGGTGAAAAACGGATTCCCCAGAGAATATTAAGCCTGGAGCAGGATGCTCCGCGGAGACAGGGAATCAGTTTTCTGCTGCTCATTGACAACTCAGGTTCCATGCACGATGAGTATCTCGGGAATATGCTGCGTTTTGAGACCGCCAGATTCGCAGTGGATCAGTTCCTGCAGGATATAGATAATCCTCTGGACAGAATCGGCCTGTCCGCATTCAATACCTTCTATACTCCCCTTATTCCCGTCAGTCAGGTCTCCGCACAGTTTGAAGCGGCCCTGAATTCAATTCAGAGACCATCGAGGGAAAACTCCTACACTGAACTCTATCGCAGCATACAGCAGGCTGCACTGGATCTGGCTGATTCCCGGGGACGGCGGGCCATCATCGTCCTTTCGGATGGAGAAAACTTTCCCTATACCCTGTCCGGGAACCCCCATCCTCTTTACGGAGAAAAGGAGTTTGATCATCAGGATGCCCTCAAGACTCTGGTGGACGAAGGCATTAGTCTTTACGCTGTTCATATCGGAGAGACGAAGGACAAACCCCTTGACGATATTGCAAGAGAAAGCGGGGGGAGAAGTTTTACCGCGGATGACAGAGGAAATCTCATGAATGTGTATCTGACGATTCGTGATGAGATACAGCAGGAGTACAGACTGCGTTTTCGACCGCCCTACAGGGGATCCGATGTACATACGGTGGAACTGGAAATAGAAGACCAGACCTCTGTGGCCGACTACTACGTACCCCATTTCCTGGGTAAATATGCGTCTCCCCTGGGCTGGCTGGTTCTTATACCCCTGCTTATTGCAGCGGGGCTGATAGTCCTCGCTTTTCTGTATGTCTGGGAAAAACCGGCAACAGAGGCGGAAATCAATCTTCTTGCAGCCGGGAAGAATTTCTCCCCCAGAACCCGGGTGAATCTTACAAAAGAAGTAACAGTAATTGGAGCGGGGCGAAACGCAGATATGACCATAGCAGGAAATCCTGCCATGCGTGAGTCCCATGCGACTATTGTGTTCGACAGAAATTCCGGCAACTATACGGTCAGTGCGGATGCGGAGTTCCGGGTAAACAACCGTTTAAAAAAGAGTCACACCCTGAAGAGCGGAGACGTTCTCGACTTTGACGGTACCACGGTGGTTTTTGACAGACCCCCAAAACATAAAAAAACCTGA
- the trmB gene encoding tRNA (guanosine(46)-N7)-methyltransferase TrmB — translation MSNLQRRSYNDLLPRYSVPYRESGISLKEIFPAASKYILEIGFGMGEATVRLAGENPDFGYLGIEVHKPGVGKVLSEIERLSLDNLRIINHDAVEVLESMIPDKSIDGVHIFFPDPWPKKKHHKRRLIQGPFVDLIVPRLIPGGYLYICTDWEEYAEQILSVCSQAEGLQNAYEGFAEPQPWRPRTKFESRGLDKSHRIREVYFTKTT, via the coding sequence ATGAGCAATTTGCAGCGCCGTTCGTACAATGACCTGTTGCCCCGCTACTCCGTTCCGTACAGGGAGTCCGGGATATCCCTGAAGGAGATATTTCCCGCCGCTTCGAAGTATATCCTGGAAATAGGTTTCGGGATGGGGGAGGCGACAGTCCGTCTTGCCGGAGAGAATCCTGATTTTGGATATCTCGGTATCGAGGTACATAAACCGGGGGTAGGGAAGGTATTGAGTGAAATCGAGCGCCTGTCCCTGGATAACCTCAGGATTATAAATCACGATGCGGTTGAGGTTCTCGAAAGCATGATTCCCGATAAGAGTATTGACGGCGTCCATATCTTTTTTCCCGACCCCTGGCCCAAGAAGAAGCACCATAAACGCAGACTGATTCAGGGACCCTTTGTAGACTTAATCGTTCCCAGGCTTATTCCCGGAGGCTACCTCTATATCTGCACCGACTGGGAGGAATATGCCGAACAAATCCTCTCCGTGTGCAGTCAGGCTGAAGGGCTGCAGAACGCATACGAAGGTTTTGCGGAACCTCAGCCGTGGAGGCCCCGCACAAAGTTTGAATCCAGGGGACTGGATAAATCCCATCGTATTCGGGAAGTGTATTTTACAAAAACCACTTGA